In Deltaproteobacteria bacterium, the genomic stretch GAGGAGCTCTAACCCGACGGCTCCCTCCAGATCATGTACGGGATCGACGGTCGCCACCGGCTCCCCGAGGAGACGCTGCCGCACCTCGAGGGCTACCTGCGCTCCGCGCCCGTGCGCATCGGCAACGCGGCCTCCACCAACCTCCAGCTCGACATCTACGGCGAGCTGATGGACGCGATCTACCTCTACGACAAGTACGGTGCACCGATCTCCTACGACCTGTGGGCCAACGTAAGCCGGTTCGTCGACTGGGTCTGCACCCACTGGCGCGACAAGGATGAGAGCATCTGGGAGGTGCGCGGCGGGCGCCAGGAGTTCCTGTACTCGCGCGTGCTCTGCTGGGCCGCGCTCGACCGCGCGGTGCGCCTGGCGCAGAAGCGCTCGTTCCCGGCTCCACTGGTTCGCTGGCACGACGTGCGCGATGAGATGTACCGCGACATCTTCACCCACTTCTGGGATCCCGGGCGCAAGGCGTTCGTCCAGGCCAAGGGCTCGACCGCCCTGGACGCCGCCACGCTCCTCATGCCGCTGATCCGGTTCATCTCGCCGACGGACCCCCGCTGGGTCTCCACCTTTCATGCCATCGAGCAGGACCTGGTCAGCGACTCCCTGGTCTACCGCTATCGGCTCGGCGACGGGTTCTCCGACGGCCTCTCCGGGAGGGAGGGGACCTTCAGCATGTGCTCCTTCTGGTACGTCGAGTGCCTCTCCCGCATGGGAGATCTCGAGAAGGCGCGGTTCTACTTCGAGAAGATTCTCGGCTACGCGAACCACCTCGGGCTGTACGGCGAGCAGCTCGGCCAGCGCGGCGAGCACCTCGGGAACTTCCCGCAGGCGTTCACGCACCTCGCGCTCATCAGCGCCGCCTACGACCTCGACCGGCGGCTCTCGGCGTCGGGCCGGACGGCGTGAGGCGGCGGCATCCACGATCGACCCCACCCGCTCGCCGGCCGCCCACGAGCGGACTGCGGATCATCGGCGGGACGTTCAAGGGCCGGCGACTCCTCGCCCCACGAGGCCTCGAGACCCGACCGCTGCCCGATCGCGTCAAGCAGGCGCTGTTCGACTGGCTCGGGCAGCGCATGGACGGGCTCCTGGTCGTCGACTGCTGCGCTGGCTCGGGCGCCTTCACGTTCGAGGCGCTCAGCCGGGGCGCCCGACGGGTGGAGGCGATCGAGCCCGGCCCGCATGCGGTGCCGGTGTTGCGAGCCAATGCAGCGAAGCTCGGCGCCCCGCCGAACCTCGTCCTGCACCCATTGCCGTTCCGGGCGGTGCTGCCGCGGCT encodes the following:
- a CDS encoding 16S rRNA (guanine(966)-N(2))-methyltransferase RsmD, yielding MRRRHPRSTPPARRPPTSGLRIIGGTFKGRRLLAPRGLETRPLPDRVKQALFDWLGQRMDGLLVVDCCAGSGAFTFEALSRGARRVEAIEPGPHAVPVLRANAAKLGAPPNLVLHPLPFRAVLPRLHAVDLLFADPPFAWYADDPGQVAELLRLGARCLAPAGRLVIRGERGGDLPEMPAGLVEGERRVYGRSWLALLQRSGADTATEETSGPLR